One Pseudoliparis swirei isolate HS2019 ecotype Mariana Trench unplaced genomic scaffold, NWPU_hadal_v1 hadal_26, whole genome shotgun sequence DNA segment encodes these proteins:
- the LOC130191018 gene encoding RNA-binding protein 34-like: MNRHLVLSCVCGSRGELSLNLTFNDSENKKENSRRARPSRGFVFSWQPVVKSTEAKEPQEEAAEVKGQKKTKNQKLPEKSEADQAGDQISLQNGRGRGKTTPAQKKKRKAPDAETSAEHWVMKRHKLKASKEEEVVKEKRTVFVGNLPISCSKKTLTALFRDEGSIESIRFRSVVREDPLMSRKVAVIQRRIHPKTQSLNAYVVFHDEATVAKALERSERMEIEKDFHIRVDRVTEGPSGASHDHKRSVFVGNLSFEIKELAFRRHFEECGPVDAMRLVRDQNSGLGKGFGYILFEFSGNQQAATKSSNSFKGEMVDPNKKSQKKGQKKKKKPRTKRAVHI; encoded by the exons ATGAATCGACATCTGGTGCTGTCGTGTGTTTGTGGCAGCAGGGGAGAATTGAGTCTGAACCTGACGTTTAACGACAgtgagaacaagaaggagaactcTCGCCGCGCTCGTCCTTCACGTGGTTTTGTGTTTTCGTGGCAGCCCGTCGTGAAGAGCACAGAAGCAAAGGAGCCACAGGAGGAAgctgcagaggtcaaaggtcagaagaagacgaagaatcAAAAGCTTCCGGAGAAATCGGAAGCCGACCAAGCTGGAGACcag ATCAGTTTACAGAACGGACGAGGACGAGGGAAGACGACGCCcgctcagaagaagaagaggaaggcgcCGGACGCGGAGACCAGTGCGGAGCACTGGGTGATGAAGAGGCACAAGCTGAAGGCcagcaaagaggaggaggtggtgaaggagaagaggacggTGTTCGTCGGCAACCTGCCCATCAGCTGCAGCAAGAAG ACCCTGACGGCCCTCTTCAGAGACGAAGGATCCATCGAGTCCATCCGCTTTCGCTCTGTG GTCCGAGAGGACCCCCTGATGTCCCGTAAAGTGGCCGTCATTCA GCGCAGAATTCACCCCAAAACTCAAAGCTTGAACGCCTACGTGGTGTTCCACGACGAGGCCACGGTGGCCAAAGCGCTCGAGAGGTCC GAACGCATGGAGATCGAGAAGGACTTCCACATCCGGGTGGACAGAGTGACGGAGGGGCCCTCGGGGGCCTCG CACGATCACAAGCGCTCCGTCTTCGTGGGGAACCTTTCGTTCG agattAAGGAGCTGGCTTTTCGGCGGCACTTTGAGGAGTGTGGCCCGGTGGACGCGATGCGATTGGTGCGGGACCAGAACTCTGGGCTGGGGAAAGGATTCGGTTACATCCTGTTTGAG TTCTCTGGAAACCAGCAGGCGGCGACCAAGAGCTCAAACTCCTTCAAGGGAGAAATGGTGGATCCAAACAAAAAGAGTCAGAAGaaaggacagaagaagaagaagaaacccagAACCAAGAGGGCCGTTCACATCTGA
- the LOC130191105 gene encoding E3 ubiquitin-protein ligase TRIM39-like — translation MFFFSSSMCVDMASANFLLSEDQFLCSVCLDVFTDPVNTPCGHNFCKKCITEHWNVSDRCQCPMCQEVFTTRPDLRVNTFMSEMVSQFRQSTQQKASSSSSEQQESRPGEVPCDVCTGTKLKALKSCLVCLVSYCETHLEPHLTASRLKRHQLMDPVENLEDRMCLKHDKPLELFCRTDQTCVCMLCTVLDHKMHNVVPLKQECEGKKVELQKTEAETQEMIQKRRLKIQEVQHNVKLSEEDADREKAEGVQVFTGLKESVERKLNELITTIEEKQRSTKKQAEDAIREMEQEISDLMKRSTEVEKLSLSEDHLHLLQSVQSLNIHHPPPTKDWSQVSVPPASHEGTVRRAVSQLEETLRNMMKTLVEVKMKKLVPETELKRVQKFAVDVTLDPETVHHNLILSDDGKQVKLAQVHQPRLPDNPQRFSHDPCVLGTQKFSSEKLYYEVQVKQKTEWILGVTRESVNRKGFISLSPQNGYWTIRVRNGNEYKALAGPPVVLSLRSGPQKVGVFVDYEEGLVSFYDVEAAALIYSFTGCSFKEKLLPFFYTGRYLDGINSAPLIISPVGVN, via the coding sequence atgttcttcttttcttcctcaatgtgtgtagatatggcttctgcaaactttctgctgtctgaagatcagttcctgtgctccgtctgtctggatgtgttcactgatccagtgaacacaccatgtggacacaacttctgcaaaaagtgcatcactgaacactggaatgtgagtgacaggtgccaGTGTCCCATGTGCCAAGAGGTTTTCACCACCAGACCAGATCTGAGGGTCAACACCTTCATGtctgagatggtttctcagttcagacagtcgactcagcagaaagccagcagcagcagctcagagcaacaagagtccagaccaggagaagttccctgtgacgtctgcactggaaccaaactgaaggccctgaagtcctgcctggtgtgtctggtctcctactgtgagactcacctggagcctcacctgacagcttcacgcctgaagagacatcagctgatggaccctgtggagaacctggaagacaggatgtgtctgaagcacgataaacctctggagctgttctgtaggaccgaccagacgtgtgtctgcatgctctgcactgtgttggaccacaagatgcacaatgttgttcctctgaaacaagaatgtgaaggaaagaaggtggagctgcagaagacagaggctgaaactcaggagatgatccagaagagacgcctgaagattcaggaggtccaacacaacgtgaagctcagtgaggaagatgcagaccgagagaaagcagaaggtgttcaggtcttcactggtctgaaggagtctgtggagagaaaactgaacgagctcatcactacgatagaagagaagcagagaagcaccaagaaacaggctgaagacgccatcagagagatggaacaggagatctctgatctgatgaagaggagcactgaggtggagaaactctccctctctgaagaccacctccacctcctccagagtgtccagtccctcaacatccaccatccaccacccaccaaggactggtctcaggtcagtgttcctccagcatcacatgaggggactgtgaggagagctgtgtctcagctggaggagacgctcaggaacatgatgaagacgctggttgaagtgaagatgaagaagctgGTTCCTGAAACTGAgctgaagagggtccagaagtttgcagtggacgtgactcttgatcctgaaacgGTTCATCATaacctcatcctgtctgatgatgggaaacaagtgaaacttGCTCAGGTACATCAGCCACGTCTCCCCgacaatccacagaggttctctCACGATCCCTGTGTTTTAGGAACGCAgaagttctcttcagaaaaactttattacgaggttcaagttaaacaaaagactgaatggATTTTAGGAGTGACCAGAGAGTCGGTCAACAGGAAGGGATTCATCTCACTGAGTCCTCAGAACGGTTACTGGACTATACGGGTGAGAAATGGAAACGAGTATAAAGCTCTTGCTGGTCCTCCAGTTGTTCTCTCCCTGAGgtctgggcctcagaaggtgggggtgtttgtggactatgaggagggtctggtctccttctatgacgtagaagctgcagctctcatctactcctttactggctgctccttcaaggagaaactcctcccattcttctaTACTGGTCGTTATCTTgatggtataaactctgctcctctgatcatctctcctgttggagtaaactaa